From Cuculus canorus isolate bCucCan1 chromosome 7, bCucCan1.pri, whole genome shotgun sequence, one genomic window encodes:
- the ADAM8 gene encoding disintegrin and metalloproteinase domain-containing protein 8 isoform X1, which translates to MGPMGPLGLLLLLLHGATTRLEEKLTHVEEYETVTPRKVPVLQRKRDLSVPPSTYPDHVLYSVRAEGRDYLLRLKKNTELLGQHYTETHYLANGTEITEKPDIQEHCFYQGHVQGYAGSAASISTCSGLSGFFRVNETTFLLEPLEKDATGQHAVYRAAHLRGKRGTCRESSAILEYDHEPKNPAAMKLHRWKLPPLHRSLRYVELVLVVDNEEFRKHKDLRTVQNRMKEIVNHVDKLYQPLRLRVALIGLEVWSHKDKIVVSPDPEVMLNNFLHWREVELLRKKPHDNAQLITGIDFHGTTVGLAKKLVMCTRDSGGINQDHSMNPIGVASTMAHEMGHNLGMSHDEDVAGCHCPVPKADGGCVMAASVGLVYPKLFSRCSEQDMWQFLGDPRTSCLLNVPRTDELYGGPVCGNQFVERGEQCDCGTLEECSNRCCNATTCQLREGAECAQGDCCQDCKVKTTGVLCRASKNDCDLPEYCTGLSAECPEDVFQENGISCQNGNGYCYNGACPSHGEQCRALWGAEAQVAPDICFKHNSEQHLHLHCLTEYGKQPCSPKDVKCGTLLCLSDNASPVLGGGSYSLFFGRFKCKAVIASNDVNEVVAKLRLVPTGAKCGEEMVCYAGRCQNILVYGNKNCSAKCNNHGVCNHKRECHCDPGWAAPYCEQKLSGMVAGSSSVVLAAVLAVLALSGVLLGSGVVLIRGRKMRHLQKGRSSSGPAAGLANPLFQEGGRTRPTRRQLSRCDIGHPSLLSSTAAPRDTRPLAPCRPAPQVRARSRAPVRGQLLPRRREGGLSHPGFWLTPQPPAAVAQVTSPAFPGRLLQARDLGLLSSLQVKPKPPSKPLPALKSKVLPRGGSPEPALPRPLPTPPSVPQPGIPPKVALKPPSARR; encoded by the exons aTGGGGCCGATGGGGCCGCtcgggctgctgctgctgctgctgcacg GTGCCACCaccaggctggaggagaagctcaCCCATGTTGAGGAGTACGAGACAGTGACACCGCGCAAGGTGCCGGTGCTCCAGAGGAAGAGGGACCTCTCTGTGCCACCG AGCACCTACCCGGACCATGTCCTCTACAGTGTCCGTGCTGAAGGCAGGGACTACCTCCTGCGGCTGAAGAAGAACAC ggagctgctggggcagcaCTACACCGAGACACACTACTTGGCCAATGGCACAGAGATCACGGAAAAGCCGGACATCCAG GAGCACTGCTTTTATCAGGGTCACGTGCAAGGATACGCTGGCTCAGCGGCGAGCATCAGCACCTGCAGCGGGCTCAG TGGGTTTTTCCGGGTGAATGAGACCACCTTCCTGCTGGAGCCCCTGGAGAAGGATGCGACTGGCCAGCATGCGGTGTACAGAGCGGCTCACCTGCGGGGCAAGCGCGGCACATGCCGAGAGTCCAGTGCAATCCTGGAATATGACCATGAACCGAAAAATCCTGCAGCCATGAAGCTCCACCGCTGG aAGTTACCACCCTTACACAGAAGTCTCCGGTATGTGGAGCTGGTCCTGGTTGTGGACAACGAGGAG TTCAGGAAACACAAGGATTTGCGCACAGTGCAGAACCGCATGAAGGAAATCGTGAACCATGTTGACAAG CTTTATCAGCCTCTTCGTCTGCGGGTGGCCTTGATTGGCTTGGAGGTATGGAGCCATAAGGACAAAATCGTGGTCAGTCCCGACCCAGAGGTGATGCTGAACAACTTCCTCCACTGGCGGGAGGTAGAGCTGCTGCGGAAGAAGCCACACGACAATGCCCAGCTGATCAC GGGCATAGACTTCCATGGCACAACTGTAGGGCTTGCCAAGAAGCTTGTGATGTGCACCAGGGACTCAGGTGGCATCAACCAG GACCACAGCATGAATCCTATAGGTGTTGCGTCCACCATGGCTCATGAGATGGGGCACAACCTGGGGATGTCTCATGATGAAGATGTTGCTGGCTGCCACTGTCCTGTCCCCAAAGCTGATGGAGGATGTGTCATGGCAGCGAGTGTTGG CTTGGTTTACCCCAAGCTCTTCAGCCGCTGCAGCGAGCAGGACATGTGGCAGTTCCTTGGGGACCCCAGGACCAGCTGCCTACTGAACGTCCCTCGGACTGATGAGCTGTATGGGGGACCGGTGTGTGGGAACCAATTTGTGGAGCGAGGAGAGCAGTGTGATTGCGGCACACTGGAG GAGTGTTCCAACCGCTGCTGCAATGCCACCACTTGCCAGCTGAGAGAGGGAGCTGAATGTGCCCAGGGGGACTGCTGCCAGGACTGCAAG GTGAAGACTACTGGTGTGCTTTGCCGGGCCAGTAAGAACGACTGCGACCTGCCCGAGTACTGCACCGGCCTCAGTGCCGAGTGCCCAGAGGACGTCTTCCAGGAGAATGGCATCTCCTGCCAGAATGGCAACGGCTACTGCTACAATGGGGCTTGCCCCTCACACGGCGAACAGTGTCGTGCACTCTGGGGTGCAG AGGCCCAGGTGGCTCCTGACATCTGCTTTAAGCACAACAGTGAGCAACACCTTCACCTCCACTGCCTCACCGAGTATgggaagcagccctgcagccccaa GGATGTGAAGTGCGGCACGCTGCTGTGCCTGAGTGACAACGCCAGCCCTGTACTCGGTGGTGGCTCCTACTCCCTCTTCTTCGGCCGCTTCAAGTGCAAGGCGGTCATTGCCAGCAACGACGTCAATGAGGTGGTTGCCAAGCTCAGGCTGGTACCCACTGGTGCCAAGtgtggagaggagatg GTCTGCTATGCCGGGCGTTGCCAGAACATCCTAGTCTACGGCAACAAGAACTGCTCAGCCAAGTGCAACAACCATGGG GTGTGCAACCACAAGCGGGAATGTCACTGTGACCCAGGCTGGGCAGCGCCCTACTGCGAGCAGAAGCTTTCAGGGATGGTGGCAG GGAGCAGCAGCGTGGTCTTGGCAGCTGTGCTGGCCGTGTTGGCACTGTCTGGCGTCCTGCTCGGCAGCGGAGTTGTGCTCATCCGAGGAAGGAAGATGAGGCACTTGCAGAAAGG GAGGAGCTCCAGCGGCCCTGCTGCCGGCCTCGCCAACCCGCTCTTCCAGGAGGGTGGCCGGACGCGCCCCACACGCCGCCAGCTGTCCCGCTGTGACATCGGGCACCCCAGCCTGCTCAGCAGCACGGCGGCCCCGCGGGACACCCGGCCGCTGGCGCCCTGCCGCCCGGCCCCACAGGTAAGGGCACGGAGCAGAGCCCCGGTGCGGGGGCAGCTCTTGCCGCGCAGGCGTGAGGGTGGCCTCTCACACCCTGGGTTTTGGCTGACCCCGCAGCCACCGGCAGCAGTTGCCCAGGTGAcatctccagcctttccaggaCGGCTCCTGCAG GCAAGGGACTTGggtctcctctcctccctccaggTGAAGCCAAAGCCACCCAGCAAGCCTCTCCCAGCACTGAAGAGCAAGGTCCTGCCCCGTGGTGGGTCACCAGAACCAGCCCTCCCTCGCCCCCTGCCAACACCCCCCTCAGTCCCTCAGCCGGGCATCCCCCCAAAGGTGGCTCTGAAGCCGCCCTCGGCCAGGAGGTGA
- the ADAM8 gene encoding disintegrin and metalloproteinase domain-containing protein 8 isoform X3: MGPMGPLGLLLLLLHGATTRLEEKLTHVEEYETVTPRKVPVLQRKRDLSVPPSTYPDHVLYSVRAEGRDYLLRLKKNTELLGQHYTETHYLANGTEITEKPDIQEHCFYQGHVQGYAGSAASISTCSGLSGFFRVNETTFLLEPLEKDATGQHAVYRAAHLRGKRGTCRESSAILEYDHEPKNPAAMKLHRWKLPPLHRSLRYVELVLVVDNEEFRKHKDLRTVQNRMKEIVNHVDKLYQPLRLRVALIGLEVWSHKDKIVVSPDPEVMLNNFLHWREVELLRKKPHDNAQLITGIDFHGTTVGLAKKLVMCTRDSGGINQDHSMNPIGVASTMAHEMGHNLGMSHDEDVAGCHCPVPKADGGCVMAASVGLVYPKLFSRCSEQDMWQFLGDPRTSCLLNVPRTDELYGGPVCGNQFVERGEQCDCGTLEECSNRCCNATTCQLREGAECAQGDCCQDCKVKTTGVLCRASKNDCDLPEYCTGLSAECPEDVFQENGISCQNGNGYCYNGACPSHGEQCRALWGAEAQVAPDICFKHNSEQHLHLHCLTEYGKQPCSPKDVKCGTLLCLSDNASPVLGGGSYSLFFGRFKCKAVIASNDVNEVVAKLRLVPTGAKCGEEMVCYAGRCQNILVYGNKNCSAKCNNHGVCNHKRECHCDPGWAAPYCEQKLSGMVAGSSSVVLAAVLAVLALSGVLLGSGVVLIRGRKMRHLQKGRSSSGPAAGLANPLFQEGGRTRPTRRQLSRCDIGHPSLLSSTAAPRDTRPLAPCRPAPQVRARSRAPVRGQLLPRRREGGLSHPGFWLTPQPPAAVAQVTSPAFPGRLLQVKPKPPSKPLPALKSKVLPRGGSPEPALPRPLPTPPSVPQPGIPPKVALKPPSARR, encoded by the exons aTGGGGCCGATGGGGCCGCtcgggctgctgctgctgctgctgcacg GTGCCACCaccaggctggaggagaagctcaCCCATGTTGAGGAGTACGAGACAGTGACACCGCGCAAGGTGCCGGTGCTCCAGAGGAAGAGGGACCTCTCTGTGCCACCG AGCACCTACCCGGACCATGTCCTCTACAGTGTCCGTGCTGAAGGCAGGGACTACCTCCTGCGGCTGAAGAAGAACAC ggagctgctggggcagcaCTACACCGAGACACACTACTTGGCCAATGGCACAGAGATCACGGAAAAGCCGGACATCCAG GAGCACTGCTTTTATCAGGGTCACGTGCAAGGATACGCTGGCTCAGCGGCGAGCATCAGCACCTGCAGCGGGCTCAG TGGGTTTTTCCGGGTGAATGAGACCACCTTCCTGCTGGAGCCCCTGGAGAAGGATGCGACTGGCCAGCATGCGGTGTACAGAGCGGCTCACCTGCGGGGCAAGCGCGGCACATGCCGAGAGTCCAGTGCAATCCTGGAATATGACCATGAACCGAAAAATCCTGCAGCCATGAAGCTCCACCGCTGG aAGTTACCACCCTTACACAGAAGTCTCCGGTATGTGGAGCTGGTCCTGGTTGTGGACAACGAGGAG TTCAGGAAACACAAGGATTTGCGCACAGTGCAGAACCGCATGAAGGAAATCGTGAACCATGTTGACAAG CTTTATCAGCCTCTTCGTCTGCGGGTGGCCTTGATTGGCTTGGAGGTATGGAGCCATAAGGACAAAATCGTGGTCAGTCCCGACCCAGAGGTGATGCTGAACAACTTCCTCCACTGGCGGGAGGTAGAGCTGCTGCGGAAGAAGCCACACGACAATGCCCAGCTGATCAC GGGCATAGACTTCCATGGCACAACTGTAGGGCTTGCCAAGAAGCTTGTGATGTGCACCAGGGACTCAGGTGGCATCAACCAG GACCACAGCATGAATCCTATAGGTGTTGCGTCCACCATGGCTCATGAGATGGGGCACAACCTGGGGATGTCTCATGATGAAGATGTTGCTGGCTGCCACTGTCCTGTCCCCAAAGCTGATGGAGGATGTGTCATGGCAGCGAGTGTTGG CTTGGTTTACCCCAAGCTCTTCAGCCGCTGCAGCGAGCAGGACATGTGGCAGTTCCTTGGGGACCCCAGGACCAGCTGCCTACTGAACGTCCCTCGGACTGATGAGCTGTATGGGGGACCGGTGTGTGGGAACCAATTTGTGGAGCGAGGAGAGCAGTGTGATTGCGGCACACTGGAG GAGTGTTCCAACCGCTGCTGCAATGCCACCACTTGCCAGCTGAGAGAGGGAGCTGAATGTGCCCAGGGGGACTGCTGCCAGGACTGCAAG GTGAAGACTACTGGTGTGCTTTGCCGGGCCAGTAAGAACGACTGCGACCTGCCCGAGTACTGCACCGGCCTCAGTGCCGAGTGCCCAGAGGACGTCTTCCAGGAGAATGGCATCTCCTGCCAGAATGGCAACGGCTACTGCTACAATGGGGCTTGCCCCTCACACGGCGAACAGTGTCGTGCACTCTGGGGTGCAG AGGCCCAGGTGGCTCCTGACATCTGCTTTAAGCACAACAGTGAGCAACACCTTCACCTCCACTGCCTCACCGAGTATgggaagcagccctgcagccccaa GGATGTGAAGTGCGGCACGCTGCTGTGCCTGAGTGACAACGCCAGCCCTGTACTCGGTGGTGGCTCCTACTCCCTCTTCTTCGGCCGCTTCAAGTGCAAGGCGGTCATTGCCAGCAACGACGTCAATGAGGTGGTTGCCAAGCTCAGGCTGGTACCCACTGGTGCCAAGtgtggagaggagatg GTCTGCTATGCCGGGCGTTGCCAGAACATCCTAGTCTACGGCAACAAGAACTGCTCAGCCAAGTGCAACAACCATGGG GTGTGCAACCACAAGCGGGAATGTCACTGTGACCCAGGCTGGGCAGCGCCCTACTGCGAGCAGAAGCTTTCAGGGATGGTGGCAG GGAGCAGCAGCGTGGTCTTGGCAGCTGTGCTGGCCGTGTTGGCACTGTCTGGCGTCCTGCTCGGCAGCGGAGTTGTGCTCATCCGAGGAAGGAAGATGAGGCACTTGCAGAAAGG GAGGAGCTCCAGCGGCCCTGCTGCCGGCCTCGCCAACCCGCTCTTCCAGGAGGGTGGCCGGACGCGCCCCACACGCCGCCAGCTGTCCCGCTGTGACATCGGGCACCCCAGCCTGCTCAGCAGCACGGCGGCCCCGCGGGACACCCGGCCGCTGGCGCCCTGCCGCCCGGCCCCACAGGTAAGGGCACGGAGCAGAGCCCCGGTGCGGGGGCAGCTCTTGCCGCGCAGGCGTGAGGGTGGCCTCTCACACCCTGGGTTTTGGCTGACCCCGCAGCCACCGGCAGCAGTTGCCCAGGTGAcatctccagcctttccaggaCGGCTCCTGCAG gTGAAGCCAAAGCCACCCAGCAAGCCTCTCCCAGCACTGAAGAGCAAGGTCCTGCCCCGTGGTGGGTCACCAGAACCAGCCCTCCCTCGCCCCCTGCCAACACCCCCCTCAGTCCCTCAGCCGGGCATCCCCCCAAAGGTGGCTCTGAAGCCGCCCTCGGCCAGGAGGTGA